TGTTTTTGAAGTCTGTGACAACACTTTGAAAGTAACTGAAacaaacatttttgttttttaagttgaAATTTATAGTACCCTAGGAAAAGATTTTAGGCAATATTATTTGCGTGTACCATAGCAAagctgtatttttttctttttttttactatgtcTGGTAATCTCAAATTAAACATGGCTATATGTATATTTTGTTGCCTTGttacagttttatttttctctttcttgagAACTATGGTGTGAGGACATTGGAAGCTTTTTTTGCTGTTCTCATTGGTGTGATGGCAATCTCATTTGCATGGATGTTTGGTGAAGCCAAGCCCAGTGGCAAGGAACTTCTTCTTGGTAAGGAGTTTATTTCATTGATTTGGCCCCTTTTCTGTAGGTCCCTTTTGTTTTGAATCTGATGCAGAGTTTGATTTTATCTTTGCAGGCGTTTTGATTccgaaactcagctccaaaacTATACAGCAGGCTGTTGGAGTTGTGGGGTGCCTTATTATGCCTCACAATGTGTTCTTGCACTCTGCTCTTGTTCAGTCAAGGCAGGTTGACCGCAGCAAGAAAGGCCGGGTTCAAGAAGCTCTTAATTATTACTCTATAGAGTCCACCCTTGCCCTTGTAGTCTCctttatcataaatatatttgtaaCAACAGTGTTTGCTAAGGGGTTTTATGGTTCTGAACTTGCAAACAGCATTGGCCTTGTAAATGCTGGACAGTATCTTGAGGAGACATATGGGGGTGGACTATTTCCAATTTTATACATATGGGGTATTGGATTATTAGCAGCAGGCCAAAGTAGCACTATTACAGGTACTTATGCTGGACAATTCATCATGGGAGGTTTTCTAAACTTAAGGTTAAAGAAGTGGATGAGAGCATTGATCACCCGAAGTTGTGCAATATTTCCAACCATGATAGTTGCTCTTATATTCGATACCTCGGAAGAATCGTTAGATGTTTTGAATGAGTGGCTTAATGTTCTTCAGTCAGTCCAGATCCCCTTTGCACTCATTCCCTTGCTTTGTCTGGTGTCAAAGGAGCAGATAATGGGCACTTTCAGAATTGGTGCTGTCCTCAAGGTATTTTGTCATTCAATCTTGCATTTTGATCTCACTGGTCACTTTTCTGATGCCGTTATTAGTTTATGTATTTGATAAAGGACTTTGTGATGCCAACTTAATTCATGTTGTATAAAGTTGCTGTCAGTACATGCCTATATTATTCATCTATGATATCAAACTTCAAATTTAATTAGGACGGATATAATTTAGAAGTGGCCAAATATATagacctttttctttttgcagtTGATTTAGAGTTAGATTCCAAAGAGACAAATTAGTGGGCTTGATTATACTCTCCTGCCTTGATAATTGAAAGGTGTGAAGTGAACTACTATGTTACatctttttcctttatgatcCTATGTATTATGGGCTGATGTTTATCTTGCAAATAACTGTCCCCATGTCATTGCAAGTACTTGATACAGTACTacggtaattttttttaatcttttttgttatttaccAGTTTGATCGTGATGTGTTGAATTTTAACATGTTATGCAGTATATTGAATATTCCTGTTGTTGGAAACTGCATATGATGTCAGCATTGACTCAATTTACTGCAAAATATTTAGGATGCATTGATCCTTCCTCTTACCTTGAGGGTGTTGTTCACTTTTATCCTCATTTGCTTCAAGTTTCTGTCGTCATTTAGACTTAATTTCTCATATTATACTTGTAGCCTTTGAAGTAGTCTATCGCTCACTTGCACACACGGTTTGCTTCATGGTTACATGCAGGGATAATTATCGTTGATTTACACTTTAATTGTGTTAGAAAACTAATATATTGTTGGGGATATAATAGAAAAATTGGAGATTGTACcactttccttttttatgtcgGGGACTCTGGGGTGGCGTATGTGCTGCTATTTTGGATATTCCTTAAAATTGAACTCTAACATGCTATATTTCAAGATAATTTATGAAAGAGTGCCACTTGAATTCTTTATCTGTAACAATTTACAGAAACAGATGCATTATTTATACTGACTTGTGTTGCTTAATGTTGGAAAATAATGTCTCTGTCTATTTTGTCTCACCTGGGAAGGTAAAAGGTTTCTGTATTCTTGACATTTTGATAATATAACTGCAGGTATATTGGACAAATTTGAGACATTAGTTTTGAAGCTTCCTATCTTGTTTCTTAACTTTGTTTTCTCATTTGGATCTGGTGGATTGATGCTGTGTGTTTTCTTTTCCccatttaagttgtttagaGTATTTTAACCTTTAGTGGGTTTTCTCCATAACTTGTGTGGACCTTGGATACATTAGGTTTCTGTACTAACCCTTCTTCCCATATTCTGCTCATAGTTTGTTTCGATTTAAGTACTTAATGGCTTCTGATATGGATACAGACTACTTCATGGCTTGTGGCTGCTCTGGTGATAGTGATTAACGGCTATCTTTTGACGGAATTCTTTTCCTCTGAAGTGAATGGACCAATGATTGGCGCTGTAGTGGGTGCAATAACTGCTGCATATGTTGCATTCATAATATACCTTATTTGGCGAGCCATCACATATTTACCTTGGCAAAGTGTAACACAACCAAAGACAATTGCTCACTCAGCGGGTTGAGTGATCAATCTTTAAAATCCCGAATAGGAAGTGCCATCCATTTTTAAGTATGCTCATGCTTGCTTGTTAGTACTTGTGTGACAAGTTGATGCAATAGTCGGTGGCACCTTATTGTTTGCCTGTAATTATAAACTGTCAGAGTAGATTTTAGCGCTGTATTAgcactttcaaattttgttgtcAAAATGCCTTTGCAACACTCTGATTAGTTGAGACACCTTTGAAGCTGTAGTGTGCAAACAAGCAATGTAGTTCTTCTTTTTAACAACTTATTGAGAGAATTGAATGATTTCATTGCACTTACAGAGTCATAGAAtttgcaacattttttttaagagagaaTTTGCAtcatttaaaaccaaaatttgaTACTGAAAATTGAGGCGCAAGTACAGGAAATACAAAGAGATTGCATTCCTGTGGTTAACCATTTTTACCATATTTTTGCTTCGAAAGTTAAGTAGTGTTATTTGTACTAAACTGCATGGTCCATTCAGAAGCTTAGAACGGattgtcaatttcaattatgccAAACTTTATATCTGCAAGGTTTTGTTTGCTATCATCgcaaacagtttttttttttttggtacaagaaaaaaattctgCAAGTACTTTTCATTGGTCAGTGTTACCGAGATATCCATGAAACATATTCCTCCCCAAGATGGGGATTTTGTGTTTAACCATTGAAGGTGTACACATTGAATTCATTATGCTACATAACATGAAACAAATATATGCCGttatctaatattttaattcacCACTTTTTCCTCCTTTCACAATCTACCAAGTCTTAATGCCTTAGTGTTTTTTTTGTCCCAAATCTGCTTATTACAAATAATGTCTTAATTGTtcttaattgattttgaatattttgattataaaaaaaatcaaaaggaaaaatttaaAGTTTGATGTGTCAAAAAGTCTATGACAGGGGTTTTGGCTAAAATGAGTGATGTTGGAGAAATAATTACTGGtagatgaaaacaaaaaatgtaaatgtaggtttttttttaacacaaaatatttttacttccattttttattgaaagaataaaaaaatgatatgattCAACCTCAATTAAGAAACAACCATCAATTATAACCCTCAAAGAACCAGATTTGGTAAACAACATAGAGGAAGAACGAAAGAAATATCCTATCGAGGGAATCATATTTGCTTcggaagataaaatatttactccttgaagtggtgtccgAACATGTGGTGGCGTCACATTGTTCTATGTCACTAGCTTGtcttttatatttaaacataaacaaattctaaaatataaatcGTAACCGtagataaaactaaaaataataattccctacattatattataattttttaatttctacaacATACTAGACAACTAAAAAAGGGGCTaccaaaacatataaaaaatacgcaaatataatatcaactatattattttctaatacattttcttaaaaaaaataacaacttactaaagaatataaaaataagatccCTATGTCTTTCTAAagcatacaaaaaaatattattaaaacataaaaaacaagaaatttcctaataaatttttttaaaaataaccaataaaaaacaaacaaatattttcctaataaaatatcaacaaataaaactgaaaaagaataaaaaaaagaactaccaaaatataaataaacaaaaatattatatcaacaatataaaaaaacagtAAAGGTACAAACAAATTTCctagatcatatatatatatatatatatatatatatatatatatatatatatatatatatttctacaACTTACaatacaactaaaaaaaatcaataaaacataaaaatatttaaacacaaacaaattctaaaatataaaccgtaactatagaaaaaactaaaaataataattcccaACATCatactataattttaaaaaatttacaacataCTAGACAACTAAAAAAGGGGCTaccaaaacattaaaaaaaacaaacataatatcaactatattatttccaaatacattttctttaaaaaataacaacttaCTAAAGAATATAAATATCAGATCCCTACGTGTTTtaaagcaaacaaaaaattaaaatattattaaaacataaaaaacaacaaatttcctaataaattaaaaaaaataaccaataaaaaataaacaaatattttcctactatattttcgtaataa
This genomic interval from Glycine max cultivar Williams 82 chromosome 5, Glycine_max_v4.0, whole genome shotgun sequence contains the following:
- the NRAMP2A gene encoding metal transporter Nramp2a, which gives rise to MSRSHQEQPLLADSFIEEDEAQETAYDSSEKIVVVGVDESDNEDNWGRVPPFSWKKLWLYTGPGFLMSIAFLDPGNLEGDLQAGAIAGYSLLWLLMWATAMGLLIQLLSARLGVVTGKHLAELCREEYPPWARRVLWIMAELALIGSDIQEVIGSAIAIRILSHGVVPLWAGVVITALDCFIFLFLENYGVRTLEAFFAVLIGVMAISFAWMFGEAKPSGKELLLGVLIPKLSSKTIQQAVGVVGCLIMPHNVFLHSALVQSRQVDRSKKGRVQEALNYYSIESTLALVVSFIINIFVTTVFAKGFYGSELANSIGLVNAGQYLEETYGGGLFPILYIWGIGLLAAGQSSTITGTYAGQFIMGGFLNLRLKKWMRALITRSCAIFPTMIVALIFDTSEESLDVLNEWLNVLQSVQIPFALIPLLCLVSKEQIMGTFRIGAVLKTTSWLVAALVIVINGYLLTEFFSSEVNGPMIGAVVGAITAAYVAFIIYLIWRAITYLPWQSVTQPKTIAHSAG